A segment of the Carya illinoinensis cultivar Pawnee chromosome 1, C.illinoinensisPawnee_v1, whole genome shotgun sequence genome:
GGGCAGACCATGAAGATTGTGAAAGAATAATTGTAGAATCTTGGCGTAGAGGTCCTATTAGTACATATATGAAGAGGGCGATAGACAAAATTTCAGCCTACAATTGGCAACTAGAAGTATGAAACAAAAGAACATTTGGATTAGTCCACAAAAAGATCAAACAATCGAGGGATCAGCTTCAACAAAATCCAAATGTCTGACCCTCTATGCTTGAGAATAGAGTAGCATCAAAATGCTAGAAATACTTCATAGTGTTGGTTAGAGATGTATGAGATACCATGGAGGCAAAGATCAAAGGCATTGTGGCTTCAAGTTGGAGACCAAAACACCAAGTACTTTCACAGGAAGGCAtctcaaataagaaaaaagaattttattactgGGCCAAAAGATGATGAAGGGTTGTGGCATGTTGGGAAAGAAGAGATAACATTATCTTGGATTATTTCCAATCCTTGTTTGCTACATTCACATAGAGCAGAGATTTTGAATTCCTTGATGGTTTAAAAGGTAGaatttttgaagaaatgaaTAGAGAGCTCACCAAGACATTCACCAAGGATGAGATGACTATAACTAGGATTGCCCCCTCTAGTTAGTCGAGCTAAATATAAGGTCTTCTTAGATATTAAACATAGAGTGTGGTAGAAGTTTCAGAGTTGGAAAGAGAAGTTGTTAtcccaaggaggaagagatGTGTTAATAAAGGCAGTGACTCTCTCTCTATATCCACTTATTCTATGAGTTATTTTAAGTTTCATGGTATTCTTTGTAATGAGTTAGAGCAAATGATAGCTAACTTCTACAGGGGACAGAAAAAATAGGAACACAAAACTCAATGGGTCAGTTGGAAGCAAATGTGCAAGCCAAAACATGTTGGTGGTATGGGTTTCAAAGATCTCATATCCTTTAATGATGCTCTTTTGGCTAAACATGAATGGAGAATCATGAATGTAAGGAATACATTACTTCCTAGCATTTTCAGAGCTAAATACTTTCCTAATGGGAATTTCATAGATTCAAGGATTAGGCCACAATCCTTCTTATGTCTAGAGGGGTATTTGGGGGGCGAAAAAATATATGATCCTTGGTTGTAGATGGAGATTAGGCAATGGGCAAACTATCAAGATATAGATTGATTATTGGATTCCTAGTTTTAGAAGCCTACTACATTGTCTATAGGAGGGGGATGTCAGGGGCTTAAATGAGACTGTGGATAGTCTCAAGGATGGGCATACTAAATGGTGGGATGTGGACAAGGTGAGGACTTTGATACATCCATCTGCTCCAAATGAGGTCCTAGGTCCTAAAGATCCTATTCAATTCAAGTGAAAATGAAGACACTCTTACATGGACACCTGAGCATAATGATATGTTTAGTGTAAGGAGTGCTGATGGGCCTTTTAGAGACAAGAAGTTAGAGAGTTCTAATGCTAGGAGATAGAAGACAATATGGAAAGAACTTTGAAAGCATGTAAAGAGAGGCTACCAACAAGACATAACTTACTGAAGATGAGGTGATCAATGATGCCAACTGCCAATTCTGCAAAAATGTAATGGAAGATACGACACATGCACTTTGGTACTGTCTTACACTTGAAAACAATTGGAAACAACACCTTCTTGCACTACAAATATTTGAGTCTAACTATGATTTCGTGGAAGTTGCCAGCCATGTCAAGGAGAAATGTAAAAGAAATGATGTTGAGCTATTCTTTCTTATAGCATGGAGTTGCTGGTATAGAAGGAACCATTTAGTTTATGAGTAGAAGACCTTGACACCTATCATGTAATTAGGCACACTCTTGCTTCAGGATGGAATTATAAAGATATAAGAGGAAGGCCTATCAAGATGATCAAAAGCTACTACAGATGGGAGCCTCCACCTCAAGGGAGTATGAAACTTACTTTTGGTGAGGCTTGCTGAGCAACATAGTGCTAGTGTAGGGATTATTATTAGAGATGATTAAAGATAATTAATAATGACAACTAACAAAAAGGAGAATGCAGTTAATGGTCCTATTGAAGTTGAACTACTAGCAATACTTTGAGGCTTACAGCTAAGTGTTCACTCAAGAATAAAAAGATATGATAGTAGAGAATGATTCTATGATGTTAGTGAAAGAGTTTCAACTCACAACAGATTCTATGTCTCTGTTGAGCCACATTATTAAAGATGTTAGAGAACTGATGCAGAGATTTAATAGCTGTACTATTCAACATGTTGGAAGAATGCAAAATGAAGCTGCTCATAGGCTTACAAGATTTGCTTGGAATGTAATTGACATTAGTGTTTGATGGGAATCTTTCCCTCGTATTATTGCTTAGGTCATTCAAGTTGATAATCAAttataaggtttttttttttttttttttttttttttccgtcatTGTAAGCTATTCTTTGCAATAAAGCTTTATTTTGTTATAATAAAACAAACTTAGGAAGTAGAATGATAATTTCTCACACAAACTCCAAACTCAATTActtatcataaaatttatttacagaGTCAAGTTAGGGTATCTGACAGGACTAGAACTTTGTACACGACATTTATAATTGATAATTCTAATTGTGATCTGGTtacaaatcaacatgaaatgaattaataagTTTGAACTGAGGAATTTGCCCAAGTGAATTGAATTAGGATTGACTTCTATGTCACACAAACTAACTTAACATGATTAGACCCAATTAAACGTCATGAATTGTCCAATCTTATACTACTACAAAACATATGGCGTTGAAATTGAGCGGCCCAATCAATATTGAGAATTTGGGCCTTTTATATAAAACTTCCTTCGAAAGGTCATTCGgagtattaaaaaaagaaaaatttgactTTGGACCGTCCAAGTGGAATGTGACGCTCATCCATCTCAGCTTCTATCCAGTTCTCATAATCATCGACCAATAAGACGGCCTGAATGATTACACCACGCGAGCTACCACCACACTCGCACATATCAAAATCCAACGCCGGCATTCCGCCAGAGTCCAATTGATCTCCGTAATCCCGAATATGATCAGAGAAAACGACAGCGTACCACCCACCTGAAAGGTAAATATATCCTAACCCTTTCCACGTGTTTCCATACAAAAGCGAGTAAAGCCTTGTTAATCTCACCCGCGATTGTGCTAATGCTCCTCATAGTCTCACAAAATTCCGAAAGCCAACCCATACAGCCACCTCTATAAGACTTCCGTCCAAAGCTGCTCAAACTgaagcgctctctctctctctctctctctctctctctcgttgctCCAATGGCTTCTTTACTGAGTAGGGAGCAGTACGTGTACATGGCGAAGCTCGCGGAGCAAGCCGAGCGCTACGAGGAAATGGTCCAGTTCATGGAAAACCTTGTGACTGGCTCCAACCAGGTCTCTGAGCTCACTGTGGAGGAGCGCAACCTCCTCTCCGTCGCCTACAAGAACGTGATCGGCTCTCTCCGGGCAGCTTGGCGCATCGTGTCCTCGATCGAGCAGAAGGAAGAGGGCCGCAAGAACGAGGAGCACGTCGTCCTCGTCAAGGACTATCGGTCCAAGATCGAGTCGGAGCTCTCGACCGTCTGCGCTGGGATTCTGAGGCTGCTCGACTCGCATCTGGTGCCGTCGGCTTCCACAGGGGAGTCCAAGGTGTTTTATCTGAAGATGAAGGGCGATTATCATCGCTATATGGCTGAGTTCAAGGTCGGGGATGAGAGGAAAACCGCGGCTGAGGAGACTATGCTGGCTTACAAAGCGGCTCAGGttttacttaattaatttatatatcttaTCGAGCTTAAATTGTTTATCGTTGTGTCGCATAGAGCCATCGTAGTGGTTGATtagatgaatttattatttagcaTATAGAATTTCATatgttttttgagttttttctcaacaatttttcaaaatagtatccagtttttttaataaatgtcgAGGTAAGTCCGGTTCTGTTCTGAAGATGTCCGGGTAGTTGTGCATTGAGATTTCAGTATGAGCTTTGCTGTTTTTTCACGTCGGGGTCTCAGGTCCTTGAAATGGTTATGGGGCCCTTTTTCGTTCCAATTAATGACACGTGAGAGGATTTGTTTCTCCATTTGCAAAATTAATAATGAAGATCccgtttttaaatttgtatatatttcTAAATGTGTCccattttttcagattttacaAATGCCAAATAAATATTGAACCCttataattgtaaaatttttcagCTAAACATATAAGGGATTTTGTTTATTGAAGGTGAAATAAGACAACTCATAGTCTCATCATACTTCTGTAGTTAGATATCTGAAAGTCACGGTGGTAGTCCAGTTTTATGAAACAGCAGCTCATTATGTCCATGGCATTATCTACTAGAAGTGAACTGTTAATCCACTTTCCATCAAGTAATAACCAACATTTCAAGCTTGGTTTTGCAAATTAATCAACTGACTTCCTGCATCAATTAATTGACGGATCTACGTTTTCATTCAGTTGTTATTCTGCATAGATCAAAGCCTCTGCATATCTCCATTGAT
Coding sequences within it:
- the LOC122308528 gene encoding 14-3-3-like protein GF14 kappa isoform X1, which produces MASLLSREQYVYMAKLAEQAERYEEMVQFMENLVTGSNQVSELTVEERNLLSVAYKNVIGSLRAAWRIVSSIEQKEEGRKNEEHVVLVKDYRSKIESELSTVCAGILRLLDSHLVPSASTGESKVFYLKMKGDYHRYMAEFKVGDERKTAAEETMLAYKAAQDIALADLAPTHPIRLGLALNFSVFYYEILNSSEKACGMAKQAFEEAIAELDTLGEDSYKDSTLIMQLLRDNLTLWTSDMQEQIDEA
- the LOC122308528 gene encoding 14-3-3-like protein GF14 kappa isoform X2, whose protein sequence is MASLLSREQYVYMAKLAEQAERYEEMVQFMENLVTGSNQVSELTVEERNLLSVAYKNVIGSLRAAWRIVSSIEQKEEGRKNEEHVVLVKDYRSKIESELSTVCAGILRLLDSHLVPSASTGESKVFYLKMKGDYHRYMAEFKVGDERKTAAEETMLAYKAAQDIALADLAPTHPIRLGLALNFSVFYYEILNSSEKACGMAKQAFEEAIAELDTLGEDSYKDSTLIMQLLRDNLTLWTSDMQIDEA